A window from Pseudomonas alloputida encodes these proteins:
- a CDS encoding sugar ABC transporter substrate-binding protein, translating to MSDNDCSGMSRRCLLGASSAMLALGLAAPLTRAMAAGADSGAEASATVPSLKGKRIAISTVGTSIYFDSRAFKAQVEEVQRLGGTPITLDAGRNDKAMVTQLQNLVTLKPDAVIHTLGTLSIIEPWFKRISAAGIPLFTIEVPSQYAVNTISADNWSTGLLLAKQLVADLRGKGRVLLFNGFYGVPSCGIRYDQLKLVSKFYPQIEFIQPELRDVIPNTVQDARSQVAALLNKYPKGELDAIWAAWDLPQLGASQALIEAGRNEVRTYGVDGTPEVLELLRQPGSPVAAVVAQQPALIGRTAVHNVARYLAGEHDLPPETFVETLLTTAGNVDDVKRIRGDA from the coding sequence ATGAGTGACAACGACTGCTCCGGCATGTCCCGGCGCTGCCTGCTCGGCGCGTCCTCGGCGATGCTCGCTCTCGGGCTTGCCGCACCATTGACCCGCGCCATGGCGGCTGGAGCCGACAGCGGTGCCGAGGCCAGTGCCACAGTACCTTCGCTGAAGGGCAAGCGCATCGCCATCAGCACCGTGGGCACCAGCATCTACTTCGACAGCCGGGCCTTCAAGGCGCAGGTCGAGGAAGTACAGCGCCTGGGCGGCACGCCGATCACCTTGGATGCCGGGCGCAACGACAAGGCCATGGTGACCCAGTTGCAGAATCTGGTGACGCTGAAGCCCGATGCAGTTATTCACACCCTCGGCACGCTGAGCATCATCGAGCCCTGGTTCAAGCGCATCAGCGCCGCCGGCATCCCGCTGTTCACCATCGAGGTGCCGTCGCAGTACGCGGTCAATACGATTTCCGCAGACAACTGGAGCACGGGTTTGCTGCTGGCCAAGCAGTTGGTGGCCGATCTGCGCGGCAAGGGCAGGGTGCTGCTGTTCAATGGCTTCTATGGCGTGCCGAGCTGCGGCATTCGCTATGACCAGTTGAAGCTGGTGAGCAAGTTCTACCCGCAGATCGAGTTCATCCAGCCGGAGCTGCGCGACGTGATTCCCAACACCGTGCAGGATGCCCGCAGTCAGGTTGCCGCCTTGCTCAACAAGTACCCCAAAGGTGAGCTCGACGCGATCTGGGCGGCCTGGGATCTGCCGCAGCTCGGTGCCAGCCAGGCGCTGATCGAAGCCGGACGCAATGAAGTGCGCACCTATGGCGTCGACGGTACGCCCGAGGTGCTGGAATTGCTGCGCCAGCCCGGCAGCCCGGTGGCTGCAGTGGTGGCGCAGCAGCCTGCGTTGATCGGCCGTACGGCGGTGCATAACGTCGCCCGCTACCTGGCCGGCGAGCACGATCTGCCGCCCGAAACCTTCGTCGAGACCCTGCTGACCACGGCGGGCAACGTCGATGACGTCAAACGCATCCGAGGCGACGCATGA
- a CDS encoding sugar ABC transporter substrate-binding protein encodes MSRILTLLTVLVLTLAGGLAHAEEEGEAVPSLVGKRIAVSMTGTSHYFDIKAFQAQVNEIKRLGGTPITLDAGRNDRNLVTQLHTVVTQKPDAVIQTLGTLSVIDPWLKRIQAAGIPLFTIDVPSQYSLNNTTSDNVAAGRALAEQLVRDTGGKGRILVFNGFYGVPVCAIRYDELKKVLADHPQLQIVQPELRDVIPNTVQDARSQIAALLNKYPKGDIAAIWSAWDIPQLGASQALIDAGRSEIRTYGVDGTPEVLELLAHDDSPIGAVVAQQPDLIGRTAVRNVARYLAGQRDLPKETHVAALLTTRDNLAQVKHLRGDQ; translated from the coding sequence ATGAGTCGAATCCTGACGTTGCTCACCGTTCTGGTGCTGACATTGGCGGGCGGCCTGGCACACGCCGAGGAGGAGGGTGAGGCCGTACCGTCGCTGGTCGGCAAGCGCATTGCCGTGAGCATGACCGGCACCAGTCATTACTTCGACATCAAGGCGTTCCAGGCGCAGGTCAATGAGATCAAGCGCCTTGGCGGCACGCCGATCACCCTCGACGCCGGGCGCAACGACCGCAATCTGGTCACACAACTGCACACGGTGGTAACGCAAAAGCCCGATGCGGTAATTCAGACCCTCGGTACCCTGAGCGTGATCGACCCCTGGCTCAAGCGCATCCAGGCAGCAGGTATCCCGCTTTTCACCATTGATGTGCCATCGCAGTACAGCCTCAACAACACCACCTCGGACAACGTCGCGGCCGGCCGCGCGTTGGCCGAACAGCTGGTGCGCGACACCGGCGGCAAGGGCCGCATCCTGGTGTTCAACGGCTTCTACGGGGTGCCGGTCTGTGCGATCCGCTACGACGAGTTGAAGAAGGTACTGGCCGATCATCCGCAATTGCAGATCGTCCAGCCGGAGCTGCGTGACGTGATTCCCAACACCGTGCAGGACGCCCGCAGCCAGATCGCCGCGCTCCTGAACAAGTACCCCAAGGGCGATATCGCCGCCATCTGGTCAGCCTGGGACATCCCTCAGCTCGGCGCCAGCCAGGCGCTGATCGACGCCGGGCGCAGTGAAATCCGCACCTATGGTGTGGACGGCACGCCGGAGGTACTGGAGCTGCTCGCCCATGACGATTCGCCCATCGGCGCGGTGGTTGCGCAGCAGCCCGACCTGATCGGCCGCACCGCCGTGCGCAACGTTGCCCGCTACCTGGCCGGCCAGCGTGATCTGCCGAAGGAAACCCATGTCGCCGCGCTATTGACGACCCGCGACAACCTGGCTCAGGTCAAGCACCTGCGAGGTGACCAATGA
- a CDS encoding SfnB family sulfur acquisition oxidoreductase: MTQSQPADLREQVSSAPRRPAQIIRSDAEAIEVAQRLAEDFAREAAWRDRERRLPWEELERFSESGLWAISVPKAHGGAGVSYVTLSEVIATISAADSSLGQLPQNHFGVLSNLGLTGSEAQKHRYYAKVLQGYRFGNAFSEARSQYVTTFQTQIRFDGDSAVLDGEKAYCTGALFAHIVPVAGVDEEGRPHIAFVPRDAAGLTVIDSWDGFGQRTTASGQVRIEGVRVPASDVIPAWKAYDQPTADGPISQIIQAAVDTGIARGAFAETLRVARQARPWVDSGLQHGWQDPLGQALIGELAWRLQAAEAILQRAAEAVDRAVAEPSEEHVAEASVVVGQAKVLSTEISLEASSRLLELGGTRSVSASQGLDRFWRNARTHTLHDPVRWKYHLVGNQLLNGIKPQRHSWN, from the coding sequence ATGACCCAGTCACAACCCGCCGATCTGCGTGAGCAGGTCAGCTCGGCGCCACGGCGCCCGGCACAGATCATCCGTAGCGACGCCGAAGCCATCGAGGTGGCGCAGCGCTTGGCCGAGGATTTTGCCCGTGAGGCGGCCTGGCGTGATCGCGAGCGGCGCCTGCCCTGGGAGGAACTGGAGCGCTTTTCCGAAAGCGGTCTGTGGGCGATCAGTGTGCCCAAGGCGCACGGCGGCGCCGGGGTATCTTATGTCACCCTCAGCGAGGTGATCGCGACCATCTCCGCCGCCGATTCATCACTCGGTCAGTTGCCGCAGAACCACTTTGGTGTGCTCAGCAACCTCGGCCTGACCGGCAGCGAGGCGCAGAAGCACCGCTACTACGCCAAGGTGCTGCAAGGCTACCGTTTCGGTAACGCCTTTTCCGAGGCGCGCAGCCAGTACGTCACCACCTTTCAGACGCAGATCCGCTTCGACGGCGACAGCGCCGTGCTCGATGGCGAGAAGGCCTACTGCACGGGGGCGCTGTTCGCCCACATCGTCCCGGTCGCAGGGGTCGACGAGGAGGGCCGCCCGCACATCGCCTTCGTGCCACGCGATGCCGCTGGCCTGACGGTGATCGACAGTTGGGATGGCTTCGGCCAGCGCACTACAGCCAGCGGCCAGGTGCGTATCGAAGGCGTCCGGGTGCCAGCGAGCGATGTGATACCGGCCTGGAAGGCCTACGACCAGCCAACCGCTGATGGCCCGATCTCGCAGATCATCCAGGCCGCCGTAGACACCGGCATCGCCCGTGGTGCCTTTGCCGAAACCCTGCGTGTGGCGCGTCAGGCACGCCCCTGGGTCGACAGCGGCTTGCAGCATGGCTGGCAGGATCCACTTGGCCAGGCACTGATCGGCGAACTGGCCTGGCGCCTGCAGGCGGCCGAGGCGATCTTGCAGCGCGCTGCCGAGGCCGTTGATCGCGCCGTCGCCGAGCCTAGCGAAGAGCACGTTGCTGAAGCCTCAGTGGTGGTCGGCCAGGCCAAGGTGCTGTCTACCGAGATTTCCCTAGAGGCGTCCAGTCGCCTGCTGGAGCTGGGCGGCACGCGCAGCGTTTCGGCCAGCCAGGGGCTGGATCGCTTCTGGCGCAATGCGCGCACCCACACGCTGCATGACCCGGTGCGCTGGAAGTACCACCTGGTCGGCAATCAACTGCTCAACGGCATCAAGCCGCAACGTCATTCCTGGAACTGA
- a CDS encoding OprD family porin translates to MRSTVCYRTALSLAILLASPAFADSDDEGFIDGTRVHVLNRNFFFSQDYRNGDFTLNPNNGERQSLHREWGHGIIANLQSGFTRGTVGFGVDVQGLVGLKLDGGNGAVGNGVGVPGIVSRSGSNFDGEPKDSYGKVGTALKVRAFDTELRYGDVSPTSPVLHASDIRLLPQTLRGFIFNNNSLDGLSLQGGKLESSSDRNASNHRGDLGTVYAGRIKGANDVVYLGGDYRFNDQLTLRLHSSRLDDVWNQSFFSVDHVQPLGSELSLKTGLNYYRTRDSGQALAGQIDNDSWSVHAGLAAGAHGFKLSYTRIDGDTPFDYVWNTYDLQLDAASQVSDFNNPNERAWEARYDYDFAPLGVPGLSLTARYVRGTDIDGTRAGGAYSYFNGTEDGRHWERNLWLKYVLQSGPAKDLSFNLMQATHRVGGDHVAESNVDELRLIVQYPLDISL, encoded by the coding sequence ATGCGCTCTACCGTTTGCTACAGAACAGCTCTTTCTCTGGCCATCCTGCTGGCCAGCCCCGCTTTTGCCGACAGCGATGATGAAGGCTTCATCGACGGCACGCGGGTCCATGTGCTCAACCGCAATTTCTTCTTCAGCCAGGACTATCGCAACGGCGACTTTACACTCAATCCCAATAATGGCGAGCGGCAGAGCCTGCATCGTGAATGGGGCCACGGCATCATCGCCAATCTGCAATCCGGTTTCACCCGTGGCACTGTCGGCTTCGGCGTGGATGTGCAGGGGCTGGTCGGGCTCAAGCTCGATGGCGGCAATGGGGCGGTCGGCAATGGTGTCGGCGTGCCTGGCATCGTGTCGCGCTCGGGGAGCAACTTCGATGGCGAGCCGAAGGACAGCTACGGCAAGGTTGGCACCGCGCTCAAGGTGCGCGCCTTCGACACCGAGCTGCGCTATGGCGACGTCAGCCCGACCAGCCCGGTGCTGCACGCCAGCGACATTCGCCTGCTGCCGCAGACGCTGCGCGGCTTCATCTTCAACAACAACTCGCTGGATGGCCTGAGCCTGCAGGGCGGCAAGCTGGAGTCGAGCAGTGACCGCAACGCCAGCAACCACCGTGGTGATCTCGGCACCGTCTATGCCGGGCGTATCAAGGGCGCCAACGATGTGGTGTACCTGGGTGGCGATTACCGGTTCAACGACCAGCTCACCTTGCGCCTGCACAGCAGCCGCCTCGACGACGTATGGAACCAGTCGTTCTTCAGCGTCGACCATGTGCAGCCGCTGGGTAGCGAGCTGAGCCTGAAGACCGGCCTCAATTATTACCGCACCCGTGACAGCGGCCAGGCGCTGGCCGGCCAGATCGACAACGACTCATGGAGCGTGCATGCCGGTCTGGCTGCCGGCGCTCATGGCTTCAAGCTGTCCTACACGCGCATCGATGGCGACACGCCGTTCGACTACGTGTGGAACACCTATGACCTGCAGCTGGATGCCGCCTCGCAGGTTTCCGACTTCAATAACCCCAATGAGCGAGCCTGGGAAGCCCGTTACGACTATGACTTCGCCCCGCTTGGCGTCCCTGGGCTGAGCCTGACGGCCCGCTACGTACGCGGTACCGACATCGACGGCACGCGCGCCGGTGGCGCTTACAGCTACTTCAATGGAACCGAGGACGGCCGCCACTGGGAGCGCAACCTGTGGCTGAAGTACGTGCTGCAGAGTGGGCCGGCCAAGGACCTCTCGTTCAACCTGATGCAGGCCACCCACCGCGTCGGTGGCGATCACGTCGCCGAGTCCAATGTCGACGAACTGCGCCTGATCGTCCAGTACCCGCTGGATATCAGCCTCTGA
- a CDS encoding ABC transporter ATP-binding protein — protein MTNATLPAAVSSELLAVEDIEVIYDGTILAVAGVSLRVGQGDIVALLGANGAGKSTTLKAISGLVQADRAHVSRGHIRFQGQDTAGVAANLLARQGIVHVLEGRHVFSHLTIEENLRSGGFLRNPTRRQLEQDLERIYAWFPRLKTKRKTQAGLTSGGEQQMLAIGRALMTKPRLVLLDEPSMGLAPIIVEEIFAIVAQLNAQQGVSFLVAEQNINVALRYASHAYILENGRVVGEGSAAELAAREDIQHFYLGGKG, from the coding sequence ATGACCAATGCGACGCTTCCAGCCGCCGTCAGCAGCGAACTGCTGGCAGTGGAGGACATCGAAGTGATCTACGACGGCACGATCCTTGCCGTGGCCGGTGTATCCCTGCGGGTCGGGCAGGGCGATATCGTCGCCTTGCTAGGCGCCAACGGTGCTGGCAAGAGCACCACGCTCAAGGCTATTTCCGGCCTGGTTCAGGCCGACCGGGCGCATGTCAGTCGTGGCCATATCCGCTTCCAGGGGCAGGACACCGCCGGTGTCGCGGCCAACCTGCTGGCACGCCAGGGTATCGTCCATGTGTTGGAAGGACGGCATGTGTTCTCCCACCTGACTATCGAGGAAAACCTGCGCAGTGGCGGCTTCCTGCGTAACCCGACGCGGCGCCAACTGGAGCAGGATCTGGAGCGCATCTATGCCTGGTTCCCGCGCTTGAAGACCAAGCGCAAGACTCAGGCTGGGCTGACTTCCGGCGGTGAGCAGCAGATGCTCGCCATCGGCCGCGCGCTGATGACCAAACCGCGCCTGGTGCTGCTCGACGAACCCTCGATGGGCTTGGCGCCGATCATCGTCGAGGAGATCTTCGCCATCGTCGCCCAGCTCAATGCGCAGCAGGGCGTGAGCTTTCTGGTGGCCGAGCAGAACATCAACGTTGCCCTGCGCTATGCGAGCCATGCCTACATCCTGGAAAACGGCCGGGTGGTAGGTGAGGGCAGTGCTGCCGAGCTGGCCGCGCGGGAAGATATTCAGCATTTCTACCTGGGCGGCAAGGGCTGA
- a CDS encoding ABC transporter substrate-binding protein, protein MHATLKRSIAAFGLALASYAALPVAAQAANEQFFPLATYRVGAYASSGIPVWAGMIDYLRYINEVEGGINGVKLVWQECETEWTAEKGIECYERFKNGLNGAPVAVYQPNGAPAAYALADKAEADRIPLITLGYGRTEATDGRVFPYNFPVMLTFYSEASAFINYVAEREGGLDKLKGKKIATVYHDSAYGRETQGPLKLLAEKYGFENIQIPVADPGNEQASQWRQVRQLKPDWVFLRTWGVSTPVAIKTAARFGFPVDRVIGDIWASSNEDVLPAGEAGKGYLALTPYPGGADFDIHQRIKEHILDKGKSDLKDPKSFGSVYYNSGLVNAAIAVEAIRAAQKHFGARPLNGEEGRWGLEHLDLDDARLKAIGFLGLMQPLKLSCSDHEGGGAVKVQQWDGQQWKLITDWVQADHATLRPLIDAKAAEYAKEKGTTPRVCDAP, encoded by the coding sequence ATGCATGCAACCCTGAAACGCAGTATCGCCGCCTTCGGCCTGGCGCTCGCGAGCTACGCCGCGCTGCCGGTGGCGGCCCAGGCGGCCAATGAACAATTCTTCCCGCTAGCCACCTACCGAGTCGGTGCCTATGCCTCCAGCGGCATTCCGGTGTGGGCCGGGATGATCGATTACTTACGCTACATCAACGAAGTCGAAGGCGGCATCAATGGCGTCAAGCTGGTCTGGCAGGAATGTGAGACCGAGTGGACGGCCGAGAAGGGCATCGAGTGCTACGAGCGCTTCAAGAACGGCCTCAATGGCGCTCCGGTGGCGGTCTACCAGCCCAATGGTGCGCCGGCTGCCTATGCCCTGGCGGACAAGGCCGAGGCCGACCGGATTCCGCTGATCACCCTCGGCTATGGTCGTACCGAGGCCACCGATGGCCGCGTCTTTCCCTACAACTTCCCTGTGATGTTGACCTTCTACAGCGAGGCTTCGGCATTCATCAACTACGTGGCCGAGCGTGAGGGTGGGCTGGACAAGCTCAAGGGCAAGAAGATCGCCACCGTCTACCACGATTCCGCCTATGGCCGGGAAACCCAGGGGCCGCTGAAGCTGCTGGCGGAGAAGTACGGCTTCGAGAACATCCAGATTCCCGTCGCCGACCCGGGTAACGAGCAGGCCTCGCAGTGGCGCCAGGTGCGCCAGCTCAAGCCGGATTGGGTATTCCTGCGCACCTGGGGCGTGTCCACCCCGGTGGCGATCAAGACCGCGGCGCGCTTCGGCTTTCCGGTCGACCGCGTCATTGGCGACATCTGGGCCAGCTCCAATGAAGACGTGCTGCCGGCCGGCGAGGCGGGCAAGGGTTATCTGGCCCTGACGCCCTATCCGGGCGGTGCCGACTTCGACATCCACCAGCGCATCAAGGAACACATCCTCGACAAGGGCAAGAGCGACCTCAAGGATCCGAAGAGCTTCGGCAGCGTCTACTACAACTCCGGCCTGGTGAATGCCGCCATCGCCGTCGAGGCGATCCGCGCCGCGCAGAAGCACTTCGGCGCACGCCCGCTCAATGGCGAGGAAGGGCGCTGGGGCCTGGAGCACCTCGACCTTGACGATGCGCGGCTCAAGGCGATCGGTTTCCTGGGGCTGATGCAGCCGCTGAAGCTGTCGTGCAGCGACCACGAGGGTGGCGGTGCCGTCAAGGTGCAGCAGTGGGATGGCCAGCAGTGGAAGCTGATTACCGATTGGGTGCAGGCCGATCATGCCACCCTGCGCCCCCTGATCGACGCCAAGGCTGCCGAGTACGCGAAAGAGAAAGGCACGACGCCCCGCGTGTGCGACGCGCCGTGA
- a CDS encoding ABC transporter substrate-binding protein, which yields MRKPLHRHLLVSLFVLGAQALSPVVTQAADNQQFIPMATYRVGAYASSGIPWWAGEIDYFRYINEVEGGINGVKLVWQECETEWNVDRIVECYERYKDGKDGAPTAFFFTHSTPGSYALMEKGAADRIPLIDGAGGRTESTDGSVFPYAFPLLLNYYGQASVGINYIAEREGGFDKLKGKKIVTVYHDSAYGRETQAPMKLLAETYGFENIQIPVADPGNEQSAQWRQVRQIKPDWVFLRTWGVSTPVGIKTAARFGIPVERIIGDVWAGSEADVLPAGAAAKGYQALAPFPGGDGFEIHQRLRQHILDVGKSDLKDKRYFGKVYYNIGLINAAIAVEALRTAQGKFGHRPLNGEEARWGFEHLNIDAARLKASGFEGLLPPLQLSCSDHEGGGAARVQQWDGEKWVLVTDWIQADRTTLRPLIEAKSAAYAQEKGITPRDCANEQ from the coding sequence ATGCGCAAACCCTTGCATCGCCACCTGCTCGTCAGCCTCTTCGTGCTCGGCGCCCAGGCCCTGTCGCCGGTCGTCACCCAGGCCGCCGACAACCAACAGTTCATTCCCATGGCCACCTACCGGGTCGGCGCCTATGCCTCCAGCGGGATTCCCTGGTGGGCCGGGGAGATCGACTATTTCCGCTACATCAACGAGGTGGAAGGCGGAATCAACGGCGTCAAGCTGGTCTGGCAGGAGTGCGAGACCGAATGGAACGTCGACCGTATCGTCGAGTGCTACGAGCGCTACAAGGATGGCAAGGATGGCGCACCGACGGCGTTCTTCTTCACCCACAGCACTCCGGGGTCCTATGCGCTGATGGAGAAGGGCGCAGCCGACCGCATCCCGTTGATCGATGGTGCCGGCGGGCGCACCGAGTCTACCGACGGCAGCGTGTTCCCTTATGCCTTCCCACTGCTGCTGAACTACTACGGTCAGGCCTCGGTGGGCATCAACTACATCGCCGAGCGCGAGGGCGGCTTCGACAAGCTCAAAGGCAAGAAGATCGTCACCGTCTACCACGACTCGGCGTACGGCCGGGAAACCCAGGCGCCGATGAAGCTGCTGGCGGAAACATACGGCTTCGAGAACATCCAGATCCCGGTGGCCGATCCGGGCAATGAGCAGTCGGCGCAGTGGCGCCAGGTGCGGCAGATCAAGCCAGATTGGGTGTTCCTGCGTACCTGGGGCGTGTCCACTCCGGTCGGCATAAAGACGGCTGCACGCTTCGGCATCCCGGTGGAACGCATCATCGGCGACGTCTGGGCCGGCTCCGAGGCCGACGTGCTTCCTGCCGGCGCGGCGGCCAAGGGCTATCAGGCCCTGGCGCCGTTCCCCGGTGGCGACGGTTTCGAGATTCACCAGCGCCTGCGCCAGCACATACTCGATGTCGGCAAGAGCGACCTGAAGGATAAGCGCTACTTCGGCAAGGTGTACTACAACATCGGCCTCATCAATGCCGCGATTGCCGTCGAGGCGCTGCGCACCGCCCAGGGCAAGTTTGGTCACCGCCCTCTCAATGGTGAGGAGGCGCGCTGGGGCTTCGAGCATCTGAATATCGACGCCGCGCGCCTCAAGGCCAGTGGCTTCGAAGGGCTGCTGCCGCCGCTGCAGCTGTCCTGCTCCGATCACGAGGGCGGTGGTGCGGCCCGCGTTCAGCAATGGGACGGAGAGAAATGGGTGCTGGTGACCGACTGGATCCAGGCCGACCGCACCACCTTGCGTCCGCTGATCGAGGCCAAGTCCGCCGCCTATGCCCAGGAGAAGGGCATCACCCCGCGTGATTGCGCCAACGAGCAATAA
- a CDS encoding branched-chain amino acid ABC transporter permease, with amino-acid sequence MTATVSRLGAGFDEAPLTLVRRRWPVGLPLLLLVAFVGLPWLGNDYWLNAILIPFLVLSLAGLGLNVLTGYTGQTSVGAAGFMAVGAFATYGLLLRVPGLPLPLALIGGGLIAGLVGLLFGIPSSRIKGFYLMVTTLAAQFFLEWVFAKFPWFYNHASSGTISAPRLELFSHSLASPVGRYLLTLSCVVLLTWVAVNLVRSQVGRNWMAIRDMDTAASVIGIPVERYKRLAFAVSSFYLGIAGALWAFAYLGTSSAGSFDINRSFQILFIIIIGGMGSIAGNFIGAAFISLTPILLSHAGQWLFGGNVDAGQLQNLQKILFGCLIIWFLIKEPEGLVRLLGDLRERIRVWPLRF; translated from the coding sequence ATGACCGCTACCGTTTCACGCTTGGGCGCCGGCTTCGACGAGGCGCCGCTGACCCTGGTGCGCCGTCGCTGGCCAGTGGGCCTGCCGTTGCTGCTGCTGGTGGCCTTCGTCGGCTTGCCCTGGCTGGGCAACGACTACTGGCTCAACGCGATCCTGATTCCCTTCCTGGTGCTGTCGCTGGCCGGGCTGGGGCTGAACGTGCTGACCGGCTACACCGGGCAGACCTCGGTCGGTGCCGCCGGCTTCATGGCGGTGGGCGCCTTCGCCACCTACGGCCTGCTGCTGCGTGTGCCTGGGCTCCCGTTGCCGCTGGCGCTGATCGGCGGCGGGCTGATTGCCGGCCTGGTCGGCTTGCTGTTCGGCATTCCCAGCTCGCGGATCAAGGGTTTCTACCTGATGGTCACCACGCTGGCTGCGCAGTTCTTCCTCGAGTGGGTGTTCGCCAAGTTTCCCTGGTTCTACAACCATGCCTCGTCCGGCACCATCAGTGCACCGCGCCTGGAGTTGTTCAGCCACAGCCTGGCCTCGCCGGTCGGTCGCTACCTGCTGACCCTGAGCTGCGTGGTGCTGCTGACCTGGGTCGCGGTCAACCTGGTGCGCAGCCAGGTCGGGCGCAACTGGATGGCGATCCGCGACATGGATACCGCCGCCTCGGTCATCGGCATTCCAGTGGAGCGCTACAAACGCCTGGCCTTTGCCGTCAGCTCTTTCTACCTGGGCATCGCCGGGGCGCTCTGGGCCTTCGCCTACCTGGGCACGTCCAGTGCCGGCAGCTTCGACATCAACCGCTCGTTCCAGATCCTCTTCATCATCATCATCGGTGGCATGGGCAGTATCGCCGGCAATTTCATCGGCGCGGCTTTCATCAGCCTCACACCGATTCTGCTCAGCCATGCCGGGCAGTGGCTGTTCGGCGGCAACGTCGATGCCGGGCAATTGCAGAACCTGCAGAAGATTCTCTTCGGCTGCCTGATCATCTGGTTCCTGATCAAGGAGCCGGAAGGCCTGGTACGCCTGCTCGGCGACCTGCGCGAACGTATCAGGGTCTGGCCGCTGCGATTCTGA
- a CDS encoding branched-chain amino acid ABC transporter permease: protein MNFFLETLIGGLLAGTLYSLVAIGFVLIYKASGVFNFAQGAMLLFAALTFVSLHEQGLPFALALALTVLVMIVGALLIERLVLRPLVNRSQITLFMATLGLSFIIEGLAQGLMGAQVRALDLGIEDVPLFVGELMISQFDLVASGVSALLVAVLALLFNKTRIGVALRAVADDTRAALSLGINLNRIWQIVWAVAGMVGLVAGLLWGARQGVQFSLSLVVLKALPVLIIGGFTSIGGAIVGGLIVGAAENLAEAYIGPLIGGGITPWFAYFLALIFLYIRPAGLFGDRAIERV from the coding sequence ATGAACTTCTTCCTGGAGACCTTGATCGGCGGCTTGCTCGCCGGGACCCTGTATTCGCTGGTGGCCATCGGCTTCGTGCTGATCTACAAGGCCAGCGGCGTGTTCAACTTTGCCCAGGGCGCGATGCTGCTGTTTGCTGCGCTGACATTCGTTAGCTTGCACGAGCAGGGCCTGCCGTTCGCCCTGGCGTTGGCCCTGACCGTACTGGTGATGATCGTCGGCGCGCTGCTGATCGAGCGCCTGGTGCTGCGGCCCCTGGTCAATCGCTCGCAGATCACCCTGTTCATGGCCACCCTTGGCCTGTCGTTCATCATCGAGGGCCTGGCCCAGGGCTTGATGGGCGCCCAGGTACGTGCGCTGGATCTGGGCATCGAGGACGTCCCGCTGTTCGTCGGCGAGCTGATGATCAGCCAGTTCGACCTAGTCGCCTCTGGCGTTTCCGCCTTGTTGGTGGCAGTGCTGGCGCTGCTGTTCAACAAGACCCGCATCGGTGTGGCCTTGCGTGCGGTGGCCGACGATACCCGCGCGGCGCTGTCGCTGGGCATCAACCTCAACCGCATCTGGCAGATCGTCTGGGCCGTGGCCGGCATGGTCGGGCTGGTGGCCGGGCTGCTCTGGGGGGCGCGCCAGGGGGTGCAGTTCTCGCTCTCGCTGGTAGTGCTCAAGGCGCTGCCGGTGCTGATCATCGGCGGCTTCACCTCAATTGGCGGAGCCATCGTCGGCGGGCTGATCGTCGGCGCCGCCGAGAACCTCGCCGAAGCCTACATCGGCCCACTGATCGGCGGCGGCATCACGCCCTGGTTCGCTTATTTCCTCGCCCTGATATTCCTTTACATCCGTCCGGCCGGCCTGTTCGGCGACCGGGCCATCGAACGGGTATGA